Proteins from a genomic interval of Ciona intestinalis chromosome 9, KH, whole genome shotgun sequence:
- the LOC100179647 gene encoding centrosomal protein POC5 — protein sequence MASSTDSDNSLLIQPDSSRGSSVSSGLQEEYDELLKYAIVTPKLGQLRSNEQIPLPQLRIPPEPVTTVHEYSDSSNHSRMETDSLASGRDSAMGSDELETERQNRPKPSNVTSILGGTTADKQASINQMEKSTHGDNMMQLSNKIEKWNEEYRNKILNEVDAMRLNMEESLHQKFHSQEKEFHNTITTLQNEVESLQELLHTYESSLKRKDIVISNLTRALHTSKEKQEMMRVFSQWKTRLVDEKRLNFTSKLARQHWEHSLKTKSWRSWRMLVEGGWKRKVEQACQLKAQEVCVQLTRDYEAKVDELSQSLENSRSEISKLEHGRRVFEEDMKKAFMRSVCALNLEAMTMFQTPESEDTSRDENIPDVTEDRDVTGMTQNIQPSVTEKPKQPPTEVRRNVRLIQPTTNNSDMTSHNSSRQPRDLRGHAVLVKRHHPNIQNYQTQQKLCHVEKQPNTPVRSISSKWNTGSN from the exons ATGGCTTCAAGCACTGACAGTGATAACAGTTTGTTAATTCAACCCGATAGTTCAAGAGGAAGTTCTGTTTCATCTGGATTACAA GAAGAATACGATGAACTGTTGAAATATGCGATCGTCACCCCTAAGTTGGGACAACTGAGATCAAATGAACAAATTCCACTTCCACAGCTGAGGATTCCTCCTGAACCAGTGACTACAGTTCATGAATACTCTG aTTCCTCAAACCACTCGCGAATGGAGACAGACTCGTTAGCTTCAGGTCGTGACAGCGCCATGGGGAGTGATGAACTTGAAACGGAGCGTCAGAATCGACCAAAACCTTCAAACGTGACTTCCATCCTTGGTGGAACAACTGCTG ACAAACAAGCGTCAATAAATCAAATGGAGAAATCTACACATGGTGATAACATGATGCAACTGAGTAACAAGATTGAAAAATGGAATGAAGAATAtcgaaataaaatattg AATGAAGTTGATGCAATGAGATTAAATATGGAAGAATCACTTCATCAAAAATTTCATTCTCAAGAAAAAGAATTTCATAATACTATTACTACACTACAG AATGAAGTTGAAAGTTTGCAAGAGTTGCTCCACACTTATGAAAGTTCACTCAAGAGGAAAGACATTGTGATATCCAACCTCACACGGGCCTTACATACAAGCAAGGAGAAACAAGAGATGATGAGAGTTTTCTCACAGTGGAAAACAAGACTTGTGGATGAAAAGAGATtg aatttcaCGTCGAAACTTGCCCGGCAACACTGGGAGCACTCGCTTAAGACGAAAAGTTGGCGATCGTGGAGGATGTTGGTGGAGGGAGGTTGGAAGAGGAAGGTGGAACAAGCGTGCCAACTCAAAGCTCAGGAAGTTTGTGTTCAGCTTACGAGGGATTATGAAGCTAAGGTTGATGAG TTAAGTCAGTCGTTGGAAAACTCGCGATCTGAAATATCAAAACTGGAACATGGTCGAAGGGTATTTGAAGAGGATATGAAGAAAGCATTCATGCGTAGCGTGTGTGCATTGAACCTTGAAGCAATGACAATGTTTCAAACCCCAG AATCTGAAGACACATCACGTGATGAGAACATTcctgacgtcacagaggatcgtgacgtcactggtATGACGCAGAACATTCAACCGTCCGTTACCGAG AAACCCAAACAACCGCCAACTGAAGTACGACGTAATGTTCGTTTAATTCAACCTACTACGAATAACTcggatatgacgtcacacaataGCTCCAGACAACCACGTGACCTACGTGGCCACGCTGTGCTTGTGAAACGTCATCACCCAAATATCCAG AATTATCAAACGCAACAGAAACTGTGTCACGTGGAAAAGCAACCAAACACACCGGTGCGTTCGATATCTTCCAAATGGAATACCGGGTCCAACTAA